The Planococcus liqunii genome includes a region encoding these proteins:
- the ftsE gene encoding cell division ATP-binding protein FtsE, protein MIQMKNVYKKYPNGIVALNGMNVEIEQGEFVYVVGPSGAGKSTFIKMMYREERPTSGQMLVDGIDIATLKNKKVPLLRRQIGVVFQDFKLLPRLNVYENVAFALEVIEESPSKIRERVMKVLDMVGLKHKARMFPTELSGGEQQRVSIARSIVNRPKVVIADEPTGNLDPETSLDIMNLFEQINASGTTILMATHNREIVNTMRHRVIAIEGGLIVRDVAGGDYGYEA, encoded by the coding sequence ATGATTCAAATGAAGAATGTCTACAAAAAATATCCGAATGGAATCGTTGCTCTTAACGGCATGAACGTTGAAATCGAGCAAGGCGAATTCGTATATGTAGTAGGCCCGAGTGGAGCAGGTAAGTCGACTTTCATCAAAATGATGTATCGCGAAGAGCGTCCAACCTCAGGGCAAATGCTAGTGGACGGCATTGATATTGCTACATTAAAAAACAAAAAAGTACCGTTGCTTCGTCGGCAAATCGGCGTTGTGTTCCAAGATTTCAAATTGCTGCCGAGACTAAATGTCTATGAAAATGTAGCATTTGCTCTTGAAGTTATTGAAGAATCTCCTTCTAAAATCCGTGAGCGCGTCATGAAGGTGCTCGATATGGTTGGATTGAAGCATAAAGCAAGAATGTTCCCGACGGAGTTGTCGGGTGGAGAACAGCAACGAGTATCAATTGCCCGTTCAATCGTCAACCGCCCGAAAGTGGTCATTGCCGATGAACCAACGGGTAACTTGGATCCTGAAACGTCGCTGGATATCATGAATTTGTTTGAACAAATCAACGCAAGCGGAACAACCATTTTAATGGCAACCCATAATCGGGAGATTGTAAACACGATGAGACATCGGGTTATTGCCATTGAAGGCGGATTAATTGTACGTGATGTGGCCGGAGGTGACTACGGCTATGAAGCCTAG
- a CDS encoding YitT family protein gives MNKRKQRNRQEPHPYLNLVADYISILIGSAIVAISFNVFLLPNEVASGGVSGISTILKGLFGWTPAFVQWAFNIPLFIAGIILLGKNFGIKTAVGTIFLPFVVYLTANWEPWTLNPLLGAIFGGIGVGTGIGIVFRGQASTGGTDLAAQIITKYTGFTLGTSVALIDGMIVLAAAIVFDIEKGLYALIGLYLTTKTIDLVQVGFGRSKLVYIITNKQVEMRDAIYEEIDRGVTKLTATGGYTETEKPIIMVVVHQTEFTRLKQLVKTVDSSAFVIVSDAAEVLGEGFKRA, from the coding sequence ATGAACAAAAGAAAACAGCGCAACCGGCAAGAACCGCATCCTTATCTAAACTTAGTGGCGGATTATATCAGCATTCTCATTGGATCGGCCATTGTGGCTATTTCATTTAACGTGTTTTTATTGCCGAACGAAGTAGCTTCCGGCGGCGTCAGCGGAATCAGTACAATTTTAAAAGGCTTGTTTGGATGGACACCGGCTTTCGTCCAATGGGCTTTTAATATCCCTTTGTTTATCGCAGGCATCATATTGCTTGGCAAGAATTTTGGGATTAAGACAGCTGTGGGCACCATCTTTTTGCCATTTGTTGTATATCTGACAGCCAACTGGGAACCGTGGACGCTAAATCCGCTTCTCGGTGCCATATTCGGTGGAATTGGCGTCGGGACCGGCATCGGCATTGTATTCAGAGGGCAAGCTTCGACCGGAGGGACAGATCTTGCTGCCCAAATTATTACGAAATATACCGGATTTACTTTAGGGACGAGTGTAGCATTGATTGACGGTATGATTGTTCTTGCCGCTGCCATTGTCTTTGATATTGAAAAAGGTTTGTATGCATTGATCGGCTTATATTTGACGACTAAAACGATTGACCTGGTGCAAGTTGGCTTTGGCCGCTCAAAACTGGTGTACATCATCACCAATAAACAGGTCGAAATGCGTGATGCGATTTATGAGGAAATCGACCGCGGCGTTACAAAATTGACCGCGACCGGCGGATATACTGAAACCGAAAAGCCGATTATTATGGTGGTAGTCCACCAAACTGAGTTCACCCGTCTAAAGCAATTGGTCAAAACCGTAGATTCTTCGGCGTTTGTAATTGTTTCGGATGCAGCAGAAGTGTTAGGTGAAGGTTTTAAAAGGGCATAA
- a CDS encoding ComF family protein: MENLFTWNGETVPKKLVLVDDLYTTGTTLRHAAKTLKDAGAEEIRIWTLIRG; the protein is encoded by the coding sequence GTGGAAAATTTATTCACTTGGAATGGAGAAACCGTACCAAAGAAACTAGTCTTAGTCGATGATCTGTATACGACGGGGACTACTTTGCGCCATGCAGCAAAAACCTTGAAAGATGCCGGGGCAGAGGAAATACGTATATGGACATTGATCCGGGGCTGA
- a CDS encoding SDR family NAD(P)-dependent oxidoreductase, which translates to MLIHKTVIVTGAAQGIGNSIAQHFKNEGARVIGLDIEKVDIEGVEYRKCDVGNFEEVIQVFAGIHKDYGAIHILINNAGVSEFKSIWEVNEQEWDRILNTNLKSVFICSREAARYMSEDIRAIVNMASTRAFMSEPNTETYSASKGGIYALTHSLAATLSEKGIRVNAIAPGWIHTGSEELRDIDHSQHWSGRVGKGDDIARACLFLCDPRNSFITGECLNIDGGMTRKMIYEH; encoded by the coding sequence ATGTTAATCCACAAAACAGTTATTGTCACCGGTGCGGCACAAGGCATCGGAAACAGCATTGCTCAACACTTTAAAAACGAGGGAGCACGCGTCATTGGACTGGATATTGAGAAAGTGGACATTGAAGGCGTGGAGTACCGGAAATGCGACGTCGGGAATTTCGAAGAAGTCATCCAGGTTTTCGCCGGCATCCATAAAGATTACGGCGCTATCCATATTCTCATTAACAATGCCGGTGTCTCAGAATTCAAATCAATTTGGGAAGTTAACGAACAAGAATGGGACCGCATCCTTAACACCAATTTAAAAAGCGTCTTTATCTGCAGCCGGGAAGCTGCCAGGTATATGTCTGAAGACATCCGAGCAATTGTCAATATGGCTTCCACCCGTGCATTTATGTCAGAACCGAATACCGAAACGTACTCGGCTTCGAAAGGCGGCATTTATGCATTAACCCATTCACTCGCTGCGACATTAAGCGAAAAAGGCATACGGGTCAACGCCATTGCACCTGGGTGGATTCATACCGGTTCTGAGGAATTGCGAGACATTGACCATTCTCAGCATTGGAGCGGCCGAGTCGGCAAAGGCGATGACATCGCCCGCGCTTGCCTGTTTCTATGTGACCCGCGGAATTCATTCATTACAGGCGAGTGCTTGAACATTGACGGCGGCATGACAAGAAAAATGATTTATGAGCACTAG
- the prfB gene encoding peptide chain release factor 2 (programmed frameshift), with protein sequence MELADIRNELDKSASKLADFRGSLDLENKEARIQELDEMMLDPTFWNDQDSAQTVISELNGLKEIVNTYHRFMETQENLEMTLELLREENDEELHEEIDSEMKSFLTELSDYELTMLLSEPYDKNNAILELHPGAGGTESQDWCSMLLRMYTRWAEKRGFKVETLDYLAGDEAGVKSVTLGIKGHNAYGYLKAEKGVHRLVRISPFDSSGRRHTSFVSCEVMPEFTGEIEIDIRTEDLKIDTYRASGAGGQHINTTDSAVRITHLPTGAVVTCQQERSQIKNREKAMQMLKAKLYALKIQEQEAQLLEIRGEQKEIGWGSQIRSYVFHPYSMVKDHRTNFETGNLQAVMDGDIDGFINSLLRSKMQ encoded by the exons ATGGAATTAGCAGACATCCGCAACGAGCTCGACAAATCAGCCAGTAAGCTGGCGGACTTTAGGGGGTCTCTT GACTTAGAAAACAAAGAGGCACGGATTCAGGAACTGGACGAAATGATGCTTGACCCGACTTTCTGGAACGACCAGGATTCGGCACAAACGGTTATCAGTGAATTGAACGGCTTGAAAGAAATCGTCAATACGTATCACCGTTTTATGGAGACGCAGGAAAACTTGGAAATGACCCTGGAATTGCTTCGTGAAGAAAATGACGAAGAATTGCACGAAGAAATCGATTCTGAAATGAAAAGTTTTTTGACTGAGCTAAGCGACTACGAACTTACTATGCTTCTTAGCGAGCCCTATGATAAAAACAATGCGATTTTGGAACTTCATCCTGGAGCCGGCGGAACCGAGTCGCAAGACTGGTGTTCCATGCTGCTGCGCATGTACACGCGCTGGGCTGAAAAGCGCGGATTTAAAGTGGAGACATTGGATTACCTTGCCGGAGACGAAGCAGGCGTAAAATCAGTGACACTTGGCATCAAAGGCCATAATGCATATGGATATTTAAAAGCGGAAAAAGGGGTGCATCGCCTCGTGCGCATTTCCCCGTTCGATTCTTCGGGGCGCCGACACACTTCATTCGTTTCTTGTGAAGTTATGCCGGAATTCACTGGAGAAATTGAAATTGATATCCGCACGGAAGATTTGAAAATTGATACGTACCGCGCAAGCGGCGCCGGCGGGCAGCACATCAATACGACAGACTCCGCCGTACGCATTACCCACCTTCCGACGGGAGCTGTGGTAACATGCCAGCAGGAACGTTCGCAAATCAAAAACCGTGAAAAAGCGATGCAAATGCTGAAAGCGAAATTGTATGCGTTGAAAATTCAGGAGCAGGAAGCCCAGCTTCTTGAAATTCGTGGAGAGCAGAAAGAAATTGGCTGGGGAAGCCAAATCCGTTCTTACGTTTTCCACCCTTATTCCATGGTCAAAGACCATCGCACCAATTTTGAAACAGGCAACTTGCAAGCTGTGATGGACGGCGATATTGATGGGTTTATCAACTCGCTGCTCCGTTCAAAAATGCAATAA
- the cccB gene encoding cytochrome c551, with product MKKQLMALLFGSALVLGACGGGGDEAAEPPADSPDSSGSETSIDPEQVVQQNCISCHGENLEGAGNFPALNNVGSRLSEEEIRGVIDNGQGAMPPDIIEGEEADAVAKWLSEKK from the coding sequence GTGAAAAAGCAATTAATGGCGTTATTGTTCGGTTCTGCATTAGTATTGGGCGCATGTGGAGGCGGCGGAGACGAAGCGGCAGAACCGCCTGCAGATTCACCTGATAGCAGTGGATCAGAAACTTCAATCGATCCTGAGCAGGTTGTTCAGCAAAATTGTATTTCCTGCCACGGTGAAAACTTGGAAGGTGCGGGCAACTTTCCAGCTTTGAATAATGTTGGTTCTCGTTTATCTGAAGAGGAAATTAGAGGCGTTATTGACAATGGCCAAGGAGCTATGCCGCCCGATATCATTGAAGGCGAAGAAGCAGATGCTGTAGCGAAATGGTTGTCAGAGAAAAAGTAA
- a CDS encoding DEAD/DEAH box helicase: MKELAEFLTGRIWLQNFTPFAKDLIDEHISSGLIAVSKGIGKERVCARCLENSPQKIIPFYCSKCEDECYYCRHCINMGRISSCTELITWKHPTQPPQKNHSFAWTGTLTRLQEHASIEVSKSLEQKKSHLVYAVCGAGKTELLFLPIFNALQKGLRVCIAAPRTDVVLELSPRIKRAFPDTKVHTLYGGAPYEEGFADIIIATTHQLYRFQAAFDVMIVDEADAFPYSYDASLERAVIKAKKETAPVIYVSATPSERLLKKVPERSEIFRRFHGHDLPVPSFKPLWNYKKNLLKNKIPTKLAAWITEKIRKKEPFLLFLPTIDLIDHSIALFQKLDPGIEAVHSQDPRRKEKVMKLRNGEVSGLLTSTILERGITIPNVQVAVVGADDRIFDASALIQIAGRAGRSSEQPAGDVLFFHNGIAREMDKARNRIISYNARSRT, encoded by the coding sequence ATGAAAGAATTGGCGGAATTTTTGACGGGCCGAATTTGGCTGCAGAATTTCACCCCTTTTGCAAAAGACTTGATCGATGAACACATTTCCAGCGGTTTGATTGCCGTTAGCAAAGGCATTGGAAAAGAACGTGTTTGTGCCCGCTGCCTGGAAAACTCCCCACAAAAAATCATTCCATTTTACTGCTCCAAATGCGAAGATGAGTGTTATTACTGCCGGCATTGCATCAACATGGGCCGCATCAGTTCCTGCACAGAGCTCATAACTTGGAAGCATCCAACCCAACCTCCTCAGAAAAATCATTCATTCGCCTGGACAGGCACCCTTACCAGACTTCAAGAACATGCATCTATTGAAGTATCAAAGAGCTTGGAGCAAAAAAAATCCCATCTCGTATACGCCGTATGCGGAGCTGGAAAAACAGAATTGTTGTTTCTTCCTATTTTTAATGCGCTGCAAAAAGGGCTTCGTGTGTGCATTGCTGCTCCGCGGACGGATGTCGTCCTGGAATTGTCGCCCCGCATTAAAAGGGCCTTTCCCGATACAAAAGTCCATACTTTATATGGCGGAGCACCATACGAAGAGGGATTCGCAGACATTATCATTGCGACCACCCACCAGCTTTATCGTTTTCAGGCTGCCTTTGATGTGATGATCGTGGACGAAGCAGATGCATTTCCATATTCATATGACGCATCCCTTGAAAGGGCAGTTATAAAAGCAAAAAAAGAAACGGCACCAGTCATTTACGTTTCGGCCACGCCTTCGGAACGGCTGCTAAAAAAGGTTCCCGAACGCTCCGAAATCTTCAGGCGTTTTCACGGGCATGATTTGCCCGTGCCAAGCTTTAAGCCGCTCTGGAACTATAAAAAAAACTTGTTGAAAAACAAAATCCCTACAAAATTAGCCGCCTGGATAACGGAAAAGATAAGAAAAAAAGAACCTTTTCTATTGTTTTTGCCAACTATTGATCTGATTGACCATAGCATTGCACTTTTTCAGAAATTAGATCCAGGTATTGAAGCGGTGCACTCCCAAGATCCGCGCCGAAAAGAAAAAGTAATGAAGCTGCGCAATGGCGAAGTTTCAGGTTTGTTGACTTCAACCATTCTGGAGCGAGGAATCACCATTCCAAACGTCCAAGTGGCTGTAGTCGGAGCAGACGACCGGATATTTGATGCTTCGGCCTTGATTCAAATTGCCGGGCGAGCAGGAAGATCGAGTGAGCAGCCGGCAGGGGACGTGTTGTTTTTTCATAATGGCATTGCAAGAGAAATGGATAAAGCCAGAAACCGGATTATTTCCTACAATGCGAGGAGCCGAACATGA
- the hpf gene encoding ribosome hibernation-promoting factor, HPF/YfiA family, whose amino-acid sequence MLQFNIKGDNIEVTPAIREFIEKKVDKIERYFPEGTNATAMVNLKAINHSQTKVEVTIPMKNLVLRAEERHDELYAAVDLIVGKLERQIRKYKTKINRKFRDREGMGMAFATADQVPNPAYDTGNADDEYSEDDDIKIVRTKQFDLKPMDEEEAVLQMNMLGHNFFVFTDAESNGTNIVYKRKDGSYGLIETSVE is encoded by the coding sequence ATGCTACAATTTAATATCAAAGGCGATAACATTGAAGTAACTCCCGCAATCCGTGAGTTTATCGAAAAGAAAGTCGATAAAATCGAACGGTACTTTCCAGAAGGAACGAACGCAACCGCAATGGTCAATTTAAAGGCGATTAACCATAGCCAAACAAAAGTGGAAGTAACGATTCCTATGAAAAATCTTGTTTTGCGTGCGGAAGAGCGGCATGATGAATTATATGCAGCAGTCGATTTGATCGTCGGGAAACTGGAACGTCAAATCCGTAAATATAAAACGAAGATCAACCGGAAATTCCGCGATCGTGAAGGTATGGGAATGGCGTTTGCCACAGCAGACCAAGTGCCAAACCCTGCTTATGATACTGGGAATGCCGATGATGAATATAGTGAAGATGATGACATCAAAATCGTGCGCACCAAGCAATTCGATTTAAAGCCGATGGATGAAGAAGAAGCGGTACTGCAAATGAATATGCTCGGGCATAATTTCTTTGTTTTTACCGACGCGGAATCGAACGGCACCAACATCGTTTACAAACGAAAAGACGGTTCATATGGCCTGATTGAAACCAGCGTAGAATAA
- a CDS encoding PilZ domain-containing protein, with product MFPNRMESYRHSFGKPPEIRMEILREDGVQYRVFGLMLDVSTGGAKLFSEHELMKESEIITFFFIVNYEKITTCGKLVWKLKKPNGWVYGVKWFADPVKELLIAEEIKAGIAIS from the coding sequence ATGTTTCCCAATCGAATGGAAAGTTATCGCCACAGTTTTGGAAAGCCGCCTGAAATCCGCATGGAAATTTTGCGGGAAGATGGAGTGCAATACCGTGTATTTGGTTTGATGCTGGATGTTTCAACAGGAGGAGCTAAACTTTTTTCAGAACATGAATTGATGAAAGAGTCCGAAATCATAACGTTCTTCTTTATTGTTAACTACGAAAAAATAACAACATGCGGAAAACTGGTATGGAAATTGAAGAAGCCGAATGGTTGGGTTTACGGAGTAAAGTGGTTCGCAGATCCCGTGAAGGAACTGCTGATTGCAGAAGAAATTAAAGCTGGAATAGCCATTAGTTAA
- the secA gene encoding preprotein translocase subunit SecA has translation MLGVLNKVFDPNKRDLKRLEKTAEGVEALAAEYAALSDDALKARTQQFVERHANGESLDDLLPEAFATIREASKRVLGMYPFRVQIMGAAALHEGNISEMKTGEGKTLTSTMAVYLNAISKKGVHVVTVNEYLASRDATEMGQLFEWLGLTVGLNLNSLSKEEKREAYAADITYSTNNELGFDYLRDNMVLYKEEMVQRPLNFAVIDEVDSILIDEARTPLIISGQAAKAAQLYVQANAFARLLMKDVDYAYDETTKGVVLTEDGIEKVEKAFGIDNLFDIKHVRLNHAINQSLKAHVTMHKDVDYVVQDEEVIIVDQFTGRLMKGRRYSDGLHQAIEAKEGLEIQNESMTMATITFQNFFRMYEKLSGMTGTAKTEEEEFRNIYNMNVIAIPTNKPIVRDDRVDLIYASIAGKYKAVADDIAERHSKGQPVLVGTVAIETSEIISDYLSKKGIKHSVLNAKNHAHEAEIILNAGQKGAVTIATNMAGRGTDIKLGEGVVEAGGLAVLGTERHESRRIDNQLRGRSGRQGDPGVTQFYLSLEDDLMRRFGSDSMRAMMGKLGMDDSQPLQSKMVTRSVESAQKRVEGNNFDARKRLLQYDDVLRQQREIIYKERMEVLETDNMRALVENMINGSIERMVYSHTAEEKPEDWHLKTLVDVIGANLLPEDAISLTDLEGKSQEELIDFIKAEAIKRYDEKEQEMTPDRMREFEKVVLLRSIDTKWIDHIDAMDQLRQGVHLRAYAQNDPLREYQNEGFAMFEDMVQAIEDDVAKYAMKAEIRNNLEREEVAKGQAFNPKEDGPAPKKKKEPVRKEMTVGRNDPCPCGSGKKFKNCHGVTAKV, from the coding sequence ATGCTTGGAGTATTAAATAAGGTATTCGACCCGAATAAACGGGATTTAAAAAGATTAGAAAAAACAGCTGAGGGAGTGGAAGCGCTGGCTGCTGAATACGCTGCGCTTTCAGATGATGCGTTAAAAGCAAGAACGCAGCAATTTGTAGAGCGGCACGCTAACGGTGAATCATTGGATGATTTGCTGCCAGAAGCATTTGCCACAATCCGGGAAGCTTCGAAACGTGTCCTTGGAATGTATCCTTTCCGCGTACAGATCATGGGGGCTGCCGCTTTGCACGAAGGCAATATCTCTGAAATGAAAACGGGTGAGGGGAAAACCTTAACTTCTACGATGGCCGTATACTTAAACGCCATTTCGAAAAAAGGCGTCCATGTCGTGACGGTCAATGAATACTTGGCAAGCCGTGACGCAACCGAAATGGGGCAACTGTTTGAATGGCTTGGCCTCACAGTGGGGTTAAATTTGAACAGCTTGTCTAAAGAAGAAAAACGCGAAGCGTATGCTGCCGATATTACGTACAGCACAAACAATGAACTCGGATTCGATTATTTGCGCGACAATATGGTGCTGTACAAAGAAGAAATGGTCCAGCGGCCCTTGAATTTTGCGGTTATTGATGAAGTGGACTCGATTTTAATCGATGAAGCCCGAACACCGCTTATCATTTCAGGGCAAGCGGCAAAAGCAGCTCAGCTTTATGTACAAGCCAATGCTTTCGCGCGCCTGCTGATGAAAGACGTTGATTATGCTTACGATGAAACAACTAAAGGCGTTGTATTGACTGAAGATGGCATTGAAAAAGTTGAAAAAGCGTTCGGCATCGATAATCTGTTCGACATCAAACATGTTCGCTTAAATCATGCCATTAACCAATCGTTAAAAGCGCATGTAACCATGCATAAAGACGTGGATTATGTGGTGCAGGATGAAGAAGTCATCATCGTTGACCAGTTTACTGGCCGTTTGATGAAAGGCCGCCGTTATTCGGACGGGCTACACCAGGCGATTGAAGCAAAAGAAGGCCTCGAGATCCAAAACGAGTCGATGACAATGGCGACGATCACTTTCCAGAACTTCTTCCGGATGTACGAAAAGCTTTCCGGCATGACCGGTACAGCGAAAACCGAGGAAGAAGAATTCCGGAATATTTACAATATGAATGTTATTGCGATTCCGACAAACAAGCCGATCGTCCGTGATGACCGGGTCGACTTGATTTATGCTTCCATTGCCGGCAAGTACAAAGCGGTAGCTGATGATATTGCCGAGCGCCACAGCAAGGGGCAGCCGGTTTTAGTCGGTACGGTCGCAATTGAGACTTCTGAAATCATTTCCGATTACTTGTCTAAAAAAGGCATCAAGCATTCCGTATTGAATGCAAAAAATCATGCCCATGAAGCTGAAATCATTTTGAACGCCGGCCAAAAAGGCGCAGTTACGATTGCGACGAACATGGCAGGGCGCGGAACTGACATCAAGCTCGGCGAAGGCGTAGTGGAAGCCGGCGGGTTGGCAGTATTAGGAACAGAACGCCATGAATCACGGCGGATTGACAACCAGCTCCGCGGCCGTTCAGGGCGCCAGGGCGATCCGGGTGTTACACAGTTCTACCTGTCCTTGGAAGATGATTTGATGCGCCGTTTTGGATCAGATTCGATGCGTGCGATGATGGGGAAACTCGGCATGGATGATTCGCAGCCTTTGCAATCTAAAATGGTGACGCGTTCCGTTGAGTCTGCGCAAAAACGTGTGGAAGGCAATAACTTTGATGCCCGGAAACGCCTGTTGCAATACGATGACGTGCTGCGCCAACAGCGGGAAATTATCTATAAAGAGCGTATGGAAGTTCTGGAAACAGATAATATGCGTGCATTGGTGGAAAATATGATAAACGGTTCAATCGAACGCATGGTTTATTCCCACACTGCTGAGGAAAAACCGGAAGATTGGCATTTGAAAACACTGGTTGACGTCATCGGAGCCAACCTGCTTCCTGAAGATGCAATTTCTCTGACAGACCTTGAAGGGAAATCGCAGGAAGAATTAATCGATTTCATCAAAGCAGAAGCGATTAAACGCTATGATGAAAAAGAACAGGAAATGACGCCGGACCGCATGCGCGAGTTTGAAAAAGTTGTTTTGCTGCGTTCAATTGATACAAAATGGATTGATCATATTGACGCAATGGATCAGCTTCGCCAAGGGGTTCACTTGCGTGCATATGCACAAAACGATCCGCTTCGCGAATACCAGAATGAAGGGTTTGCGATGTTTGAAGACATGGTTCAGGCTATCGAAGACGATGTTGCCAAATATGCAATGAAAGCGGAAATCCGCAATAACCTGGAGCGTGAAGAAGTGGCGAAAGGCCAAGCCTTCAATCCGAAAGAGGACGGTCCGGCTCCTAAAAAGAAAAAAGAGCCTGTCCGCAAAGAAATGACAGTGGGCCGCAACGACCCTTGCCCTTGCGGCAGCGGCAAGAAATTCAAAAACTGCCATGGCGTAACTGCAAAGGTTTAA